In the genome of Caldalkalibacillus salinus, one region contains:
- the ligD gene encoding non-homologous end-joining DNA ligase, which yields MGSQAQDQKKVKIDGQTVSLTSLSKPLWPKADIKKARYIQYLHDVAPAMLPFLSNRLLTVIRYPHGVEDESFYQKNCPDYAPDFVQTQVAEDIEYIVCSDLPSLIWLGNQLAFEFHIPFQTIKSKGPSEIVFDLDPPSRDKFSLAIEAALMIKDIIDRLKLISYVKTSGNKGLQIYLPLPENTYSYEDTRRFTQFVAKYLVKKEPDWFTTERLKVNRGQKLYVDYLQHAEGKTIVAPYSARGNEEALVATPIHWHEVTKDLSPTDYPMTVIKERLAKGCPFKNFFKDKEKQNFQPVLDWLTEQGL from the coding sequence AAAATCGATGGACAGACAGTGTCTTTGACGAGTCTTTCCAAGCCTCTATGGCCCAAAGCAGACATAAAAAAAGCCCGCTATATTCAATACTTACATGATGTGGCCCCAGCCATGCTCCCTTTTTTGAGCAACAGACTATTGACCGTCATTCGTTATCCCCATGGTGTAGAAGATGAATCCTTTTACCAAAAAAACTGCCCTGATTATGCCCCTGATTTTGTGCAAACACAAGTGGCCGAAGATATTGAGTACATCGTTTGTTCTGATCTCCCTTCTCTTATTTGGTTAGGCAACCAATTGGCTTTTGAATTTCACATTCCTTTTCAAACCATCAAATCGAAAGGGCCGTCAGAAATCGTGTTTGACCTTGATCCACCTTCTAGAGACAAGTTCTCGCTTGCGATTGAAGCTGCACTGATGATTAAGGACATTATTGATCGTTTAAAACTGATTTCATATGTTAAAACATCAGGGAATAAAGGACTGCAAATCTATCTGCCCCTACCTGAAAATACATACTCATATGAAGATACACGTCGCTTCACACAATTCGTAGCTAAGTATCTGGTAAAAAAAGAGCCTGACTGGTTTACAACGGAGCGTCTAAAAGTGAACAGAGGCCAGAAACTGTACGTCGATTATCTGCAACATGCGGAAGGTAAAACCATTGTCGCCCCCTATTCTGCTAGAGGTAACGAAGAGGCCTTAGTGGCTACCCCCATTCATTGGCATGAAGTCACCAAAGACCTCTCACCAACAGATTACCCAATGACAGTGATAAAAGAACGATTAGCCAAAGGCTGTCCCTTTAAAAATTTCTTCAAGGATAAGGAGAAACAAAACTTTCAACCTGTTTTAGATTGGTTGACGGAGCAAGGATTATAA
- a CDS encoding HD domain-containing protein, whose protein sequence is MQRHVTLLALYNHPITRKYVSRSGMAHAISVAYHAYHLAIEKGIDPDLATKAGFLHDIGHYTWYKVDGDWDYHAYQNHDIHPIKGAERAHKLLIRLGEDRQKAKEVSLAILLHTDSILPEGQFNYTPLQSIVHMADEKDKEPHHLHHYRQIEAHKERQLISRLDEWVGAKMTVNTVGRLSSV, encoded by the coding sequence ATGCAACGTCATGTGACACTCTTGGCATTATACAACCACCCTATTACAAGAAAATATGTGAGTCGTTCGGGCATGGCCCATGCCATATCAGTTGCTTATCACGCCTACCATTTAGCTATAGAAAAAGGCATTGACCCTGACCTAGCAACTAAAGCGGGGTTTCTACACGATATAGGTCACTATACTTGGTATAAAGTTGATGGTGATTGGGATTATCACGCGTACCAAAACCATGATATCCACCCTATCAAAGGGGCCGAACGTGCCCATAAACTACTCATTCGATTGGGCGAAGATCGCCAAAAGGCCAAGGAAGTATCTCTTGCTATTTTACTTCATACCGACTCCATTTTACCAGAGGGACAATTTAATTATACCCCTCTTCAAAGTATCGTTCATATGGCGGATGAAAAGGACAAGGAACCTCATCACCTCCACCATTATCGCCAAATAGAGGCACACAAGGAACGGCAGTTGATCAGCCGACTAGATGAGTGGGTTGGGGCAAAGATGACTGTGAATACAGTCGGGCGTTTGTCATCCGTGTAA
- a CDS encoding thioredoxin family protein: protein MKELSPEELEGLLRFNRERKAVYVYTPLCGTCKVATKMLEIVENTMPSLEILRINLNQAPQLAKEWKVKSVPCLLILSQNQIVFRKYAFESVHTLYDTFRKMKLGS from the coding sequence ATGAAGGAACTGAGTCCTGAAGAACTTGAAGGCTTATTACGGTTTAACCGCGAGCGAAAAGCGGTCTATGTGTATACGCCTTTGTGCGGGACGTGTAAAGTAGCAACCAAAATGCTAGAGATTGTTGAGAACACCATGCCCTCCCTAGAAATTCTGCGAATTAATTTGAACCAAGCACCTCAATTAGCCAAGGAATGGAAGGTCAAAAGTGTCCCTTGCCTATTAATATTGAGTCAGAACCAGATCGTCTTTCGAAAATATGCTTTTGAGAGTGTTCATACATTGTATGATACGTTCCGCAAAATGAAACTAGGGTCATGA